The Pseudomonas sp. FP198 genomic interval GCTACCCAGATCAGGTTGTGGATTTTGTCTCTGCATATTTGGCTGAGCAGAGTGACGAGTTCAGAGCTGATGCCGCTGGACGCTGTCTCGTTGTGTCGACGGTGGAAAGTTGGAAGGCTTTATCCTTTCAGAGAGAAAAACTCTTCTTGATTGCAGACTCAGGGCTAGATCTGAGCGGAGATTCAGGCACCAGGTTGATCCAAATGGCAAGGCGTGCAGGACACGCAGTTATTTTTGGAGGCGCCGCGGGCGGTATTCCAGACCCTGCGAGTGCGTCGTTGCCCAATCCTCGTTCGCAGGATGTTAAAGAAGCACTCACTCTCTCGGGATACGCAGAGGAACGAGCGCGCTCGTTGGCCCAAAAGTGTGCCGGAAATCTCGGATCCTTACTCCGGTGCCTCCAAAACCTTTCATTGATGCCTGAATGGGCTGAAGGATCTGTCGCATCGGAATTAGCAGTTGCGATGATGCTTGGGACTTGGGCTGATGAATGCTCCGCTGATCGTACTATTGTGGAAAACCTAACGGGAAAATTTTACGGGGAGTGGATTGAGTTAATGCGAATTGCAGCACTCGCCTCGGGCACTCCCCTAATTCATCAATATGGAGATTGGAAATTTAGCTTACGCTTTGAAGGCTGGTATGCGTTAGGTCCAAGAATATTTGACGAACATCTCGAGCGTTTTAGAACGGTCGCTGTTTCGGTATTCACAGAGGCAGATCCTCAGTTTGATCTTCCGGTTGAGGAACGTTACGCGGCAGCTGTTCACGGAAAGGTTTTACTTCATTCGCAAGAGCTGAGAAGAGGGTTGGCCGAAACCCTGGCTCTATTAGGTAATCATGCTAAAGCGTTGATTTCTTGTAAGCCTAATAAAGCGGAGGTAACTGTCTCTAGTATCGTTTATGAAACGCTATCCGGTGCTGGCTGGGTACAGTGGGCTAGTTTAGGGGGTTTATTGCCCTTGTTTGCGGAAGCTGCACCCAGTATTTTTCTCAAGGCTGTTGAGGATGCATTGGCACATGAAAATGGTCCGCTCGAGATATTGTTTCGCCAAGAGGGTGACGGAATAACGGGTCAAAATTATATTAGCGCCTTGTTGTGGTCGTTAGAGACTTTAGCATGGGATCCTGTTTATTTAAATAGGGCGGTATGTTGCCTTGCAGAATTATGCATGCTCGACCCAGGTAGTCAGTGGGCAAATCGTCCAGCAAACTCACTAAGAGATATTTTTCTCCCTTGGTATCCACAAACCTGTGCTTTTTTAAAACAAAGATATGTAGCAGTATTACTTATAGTAAATGAACAGCCCGTCGTGGGCTGGAAGCTTCTATTGGCTCTCTTGCCTAGCTCCCACTCATCATCTTCGGGCACTCGGAAACCTGAGTGGAGAGAAACGATTCCAGATGACTGGGCGGATGGAGTAAGAACATCAGAATACCATTCTCAGGTTCTACGATATGCAGATATGCTCGTGGACGAAGTGACAAGTGACCCTGCAAGATTTTTAGATGTACTAGATTGCATTGAACGCCTGCCTACAGAGGCCGGTGAAAGGTTTCTAAGTTGTTTAGAAAACGAGGCGCCTACACTTTTGTCTGAGGACGATATCGTTGTTTTGTGGAACAAGTTGGTTGATGTCGTTTCTAAACATCGAAGATTCAGTGATTCTGAATGGGCAATGTCATTGGAACGAATCAATAGAATTGCTGGCACGGCGGAAAAACTATCTCCAACATCGCCAGCCTTTATCCATCGCCGCCTATTCAGTGAAAGGGATTTTGATTTTTATGAGGAAGAAGGGAGCTTTGAAGAAAAAAGCCAGCGCCTTAGTCTAAGCCGTGAAAATGCTTTGGTCGAAATCGAAACTTTAGGTGGTTATGCATCCATCATAAATTTTGCTTTAGTTGTAAAGTCTTCTTGGCGAGTGGGGCTCGCATATGGAAAAATTGCTTCTGGTCAAGTGGATTCGATAATTCTCCCCGACTTAATAAGTGGCAGTGATAGCAAGATTGTAAGTTTTGTCGAAGGGTTTGTGTTGAGTCGGTTTAACTCGCTAGGTTGGTCTTGGGTTGACAAGCTTGATTTGTCGAAATGGACACCATTTGACAAGGGGCTTTTCTTATCATATTTACCTTTCAATGAAAAAACTTGGGAGTACGTGACGCGATTACTCGCATCTGACGATGGTGAGTATTGGCGGACCACTTCTGCTCATTTTTTTGAGGAGTCTGAAAATATTGATTTTGCCATTGAGAAGCTCATCATTAATGATCGCCCGAACGCAGCTTTAAGGTGTATTAGTGTTTGCATCCATAGAAAATCGCCATTCAATCCTCAATTAGCAGTGAAAGCACTTTTGGCAGCACTTCGCTCAGACGAGCCTCAAAGTTCTAATGACTCATATCAGACTACGAAAGTTATTAAAGCGCTACAGTGTCATTCTGGCGTGAATTTGAATGATGTAATTAGTGTCGAATGGGCATACTTGCCGTTGCTGGACAAACATAGCGATGCCTCACCTGTTTTTTTGTGGAAAAAACTCGCCCAAGAACCTGATTTTTTTTGTGAGGTCATACGTCTTGTTTTCAAACCTAAGAATCAGAACGAGACTGATGAATCAACTCCTCTTGATGAAGGGCAGCAAAGGGTCGCGACCAATGCCTACCGTCTTTTAAATAATTGGCAGCATCTGCCGGGGTTGGTGCTAGACGATGAATTTGACGGAGACTTTTTCAAGAATTGGATTATCTCCGTGAAAGAGATATGCACCACGTCTGGGCATCTGGAAGTGGCAATGTCCATGACCGGCCATTGTCTCATCTATGCACCGCAGGATCCCGATGGACTTTGGATTCATCGCTCGGTAGCCACTGTATTAAACGCAAAATATGCAGAGCCCATGAGGGATGGTTATAGAACCGCTTTGTACAATCAGCGCGGAGCGCATTGGGTTGATCCTACGGGTGCAGGGGAGAAGGTTTTAGCCGAAGGGTGCAGGTCCAAAGCAAGCGATTTAGAGGAGGCAGGGTATCATCGCCTTTCAACCTCGCTGCGTGATATGGCGGAGTCGTATGAGCGTGAAGCTGAATTTGTTGTAGCGAGAAGCATCAAGAGAGATTTATGAAGCTGCCATTCACAAGTTGCTTTGTGAGTTTTTTTTAAAAAAGGCCCACTTGGGCCCTTTTTGGTGTGGCTCTTTTACTTCTTTCGCCATCTCTCAACGACGTCAGTACCGTGCTTTGCTTTCCATTCTTTCAAAGCTTGTGATTTCCACCGTTACTTTCGATGACCTATCCGGTATTGGGAAAAGGGGCAGATTTATTTATGTGCCATGTCCTGCTCAAAGAACATCGCGCAGATAACTCCTAAGCATGACAGCCGGAGCGTAAAGTCCGTCCATCGTGTGCACAGCCGCTAAATCCTGCGCCAACCGCCCCAACTCCCGCCCCAACACCGAATCCACCCCACCAACCGCCCCCAACGCCAAATCCAAACACCGCCCAATCTCCCTCTGAATCCCAACCAAATCCCCCCGCCGCACCAACAACCCAAAAATCTCCCGATCACAACCCCCCATCAACGGATCATCCCGCAGAATCGGGCTATGACCCTCCGTCTCATAAGCCAGCTTGAGCGAGTAAAGAGCGACCGTTTCCAGCAGCAATTCCATGGGGTGAGATCCTTGGTGACTGGTTGAGGAGGGTGGGGTGGTGGTTATGCCTTGGCCATGGCAACTCGGAGTATCGGTGTGGGCAGTGACTTTTTTGTGAGCGCTTTGCGCTCAAGCGGGAGCAAGCTCCCTCGCCACGGGTTTTCCCTATCACCAGTTCTTCTTGCCACAGATCCTTTCACATTAGGGGTTGGGTATTTGGGGCTGCTTTGCAGCCCAGCGGGGATAAATCCCCTCGCCACAAAAGGCGGCGCCCTGAGGTGGGATTTGCGCTGATCACAGCCAAGCCACTTTCCTGCAGACGAAAAAAAAGACCTTGAATTTCAAGGTCTTTCTTTAAGATGGTGCCCCGAGGGAGACTCGAACTCCCACTCCTTTCGAAAACGGATTTTGAATCCGCCGCGTCTACCAATTCCGCCATCAGGGCTCAATGGCGGCGAAGTATAGAGAGGTGCCTACCGTTGGTCAATCACGTTTCATGGTGAATTTTTGATAATTCCGCTAGACTTTCCGGCCCTGCTAGACGAACCCCATCATGCGTGTTGCTGACTTTACCTTCGAACTCCCGGATTCGCTGATCGCTCGCCACCCTCTGGCCGAGCGTCGCGCCAGTCGACTGTTGACCCTGGACGGGGTCAGCGGTGCCATGGCTCACCGTCAATTCACTGATTTGCTTGAGCATTTGCGCCCGGGCGATTTGATGGTGTTCAACAATACCCGAGTCATTCCGGCGCGGTTGTTTGGCCAGAAGGCCTCCGGCGGCAAGCTGGAGATTCTGGTGGAGCGGGTGCTGGACGGGCATCGGGTGCTGGCCCATGTGCGGTCGAGCAAGTCGCCCAAGCCGGGCTCGTCGATCTTGATCGACGGCGGCGGTGAGGCGCGGATGGTGGCGCGGCATGATGCGTTGTTCGAGCTGGAGTTTGCCGAAGAGGTGTTGCCCCTGCTCGACCGTGTCGGGCACATGCCGTTGCCTCCTTATATAGACCGCCCGGACGAAGGTTCGGACCGCGAGCGTTATCAGACCGTGTACGCCGAGCGCCTGGGGGCGGTGGCGGCGCCGACGGCGGGGCTGCATTTTGATCAGCCGTTGCTGGAGGCGATTGCCGCCAAGGGCGTGGAGACGGCTTTCGTGACGCTGCACGTCGGCGCCGGCACGTTCCAGCCGGTGCGCGTGGAGCGCATCGAAGATCACCACATGCACAACGAATGGCTGGAAGTGAGCCAGGAAGTGGTCGATGCCGTGGCGGCGTGTCGCGCCCGCGGTGGCCGGGTGGTGGCGGTGGGGACCACCAGCGTGCGTTCGCTGGAAAGCGCCGCGCGCGATGGCGTGCTCAAGCCGTTCAGTGGCGACACCGATATCTTTATCTACCCGGGCCGGCCGTTTCACGTGGTCGATGCCCTGGTCACCAACTTTCATTTGCCCGAATCCACGCTGTTGATGCTGGTTTCGGCGTTCGCCGGTTATCCCGAGACCATGGCCGCCTACCAGGCCGCCGTCGAGCATGGGTACCGCTTTTTCAGCTACGGTGATGCGATGTTCATCACCCGTAACCCCGCGCCACGCGGGCCCGAGGAAACCGTATGAGTCGCACCTGTCGCATGTCCTTCGAGTTGCTTGCTACCGATGGCAAGGCTCGTCGCGGTCGTCTGACCTTCCCCCGCGGTACGGTGGAAACCCCCGCGTTCATGCCGGTGGGCACCTACGGCACGGTCAAGGGCATGCTGCCGCGTGACATCGTTGCCACGGGCGCGGAGATCATTCTCGGTAACACTTTCCACCTGTGGCTGCGTCCGGGTATGGAAGTGATCAAGGCCCACGGCGACCTGCACGATTTCATGCAGTGGAAAGGCCCGATTCTGACCGACTCCGGCGGTTTCCAGGTGTTCAGCCTCGGCGCCATGCGCAAGATCAAGGAGGAGGGCGTGACCTTCGCCTCGCCGGTCGACGGCTCCAAGGTGTTCATGGGCCCGGAAGAGTCGATGCAGGTGCAGCGCGACCTGGGCTCGGACATCGTGATGATCTTCGACGAATGCACGCCGTACCCGGCCGATGAAGACGTGGCGCGGGTGTCGATGGAGCTGTCGTTGCGCTGGGCCCAGCGTTCGAAGAATGCCCACGGCGAAAACACGGCGGCGCTGTTCGGCATCGTGCAGGGCGGCATGCACCAGGATTTGCGCATGCGCTCGCTCGAAGGCCTGGACAAGATCGGCTTCGACGGCCTGGCGATTGGCGGCCTGTCGGTGGGTGAACCGAAGCACGAAATGATCAAGGTGCTCGATTACCTGCCGGGCCAGATGCCCGCTGACAAACCTCGTTACCTTATGGGCGTTGGCAAACCGGAAGATCTGGTTGAGGGTGTGCGCCGCGGGGTGGACATGTTCGATTGCGTGATGCCAACCCGTAATGCCCGCAATGGGCATCTGTTCATCGACACTGGTGTGCTGAAGATCCGTAACGCGTTCCATCGCCATGATGATTCGCCGCTCGATCCGACGTGCGATTGCTATACCTGCCAGAACTTCTCCCGCGCTTATCTGCATCATTTGGACAAGTGCGGCGAAATGCTCGGCAGCATGCTCAATACCATCCACAATTTGCGCCATTATCAGGTG includes:
- the queA gene encoding tRNA preQ1(34) S-adenosylmethionine ribosyltransferase-isomerase QueA, yielding MRVADFTFELPDSLIARHPLAERRASRLLTLDGVSGAMAHRQFTDLLEHLRPGDLMVFNNTRVIPARLFGQKASGGKLEILVERVLDGHRVLAHVRSSKSPKPGSSILIDGGGEARMVARHDALFELEFAEEVLPLLDRVGHMPLPPYIDRPDEGSDRERYQTVYAERLGAVAAPTAGLHFDQPLLEAIAAKGVETAFVTLHVGAGTFQPVRVERIEDHHMHNEWLEVSQEVVDAVAACRARGGRVVAVGTTSVRSLESAARDGVLKPFSGDTDIFIYPGRPFHVVDALVTNFHLPESTLLMLVSAFAGYPETMAAYQAAVEHGYRFFSYGDAMFITRNPAPRGPEETV
- the tgt gene encoding tRNA guanosine(34) transglycosylase Tgt, producing the protein MSFELLATDGKARRGRLTFPRGTVETPAFMPVGTYGTVKGMLPRDIVATGAEIILGNTFHLWLRPGMEVIKAHGDLHDFMQWKGPILTDSGGFQVFSLGAMRKIKEEGVTFASPVDGSKVFMGPEESMQVQRDLGSDIVMIFDECTPYPADEDVARVSMELSLRWAQRSKNAHGENTAALFGIVQGGMHQDLRMRSLEGLDKIGFDGLAIGGLSVGEPKHEMIKVLDYLPGQMPADKPRYLMGVGKPEDLVEGVRRGVDMFDCVMPTRNARNGHLFIDTGVLKIRNAFHRHDDSPLDPTCDCYTCQNFSRAYLHHLDKCGEMLGSMLNTIHNLRHYQVLMAGLREAIQQGTLAAFVEAFYAKRGLPVPPLD